One window of Desulfovibrio sp. TomC genomic DNA carries:
- the ribB gene encoding 3,4-dihydroxy-2-butanone-4-phosphate synthase — protein sequence MNQPFSDVDASIARTRAAIFAMRQGRGIVVADDLDRENEGDLIFAADTLTVPQMAMLIRECSGIVCLCLTEDKARQLELPPMVAVNTCKNGTAFTVTIEAATGVTTGVSAADRVTTVKTAAAPDAKPGHLARPGHVFPLIAKPGGVMTRRGHTEATVDMCRLAGHSPCGVLCELTNPDGTMAKGEQLTAFAAAHDFPLVTVADIVAFRQSSGDL from the coding sequence ATGAATCAGCCATTTTCCGATGTTGATGCGTCCATTGCCCGCACACGGGCCGCCATTTTTGCCATGCGCCAAGGCCGGGGCATTGTGGTGGCCGATGATCTCGACCGCGAAAACGAGGGCGACCTCATCTTCGCCGCCGACACCCTGACCGTGCCGCAGATGGCCATGCTCATTCGCGAATGCAGCGGCATCGTCTGCCTGTGCCTGACCGAAGACAAGGCCCGGCAGCTGGAACTGCCGCCCATGGTCGCGGTCAACACCTGCAAAAACGGCACAGCCTTTACCGTCACCATCGAGGCGGCAACCGGCGTCACCACCGGCGTGTCGGCCGCCGACCGGGTGACCACGGTCAAGACCGCTGCCGCGCCGGACGCCAAACCCGGCCATCTGGCCCGGCCCGGGCATGTGTTCCCGCTTATTGCCAAGCCCGGCGGCGTCATGACCCGGCGCGGCCACACCGAGGCCACGGTGGACATGTGCCGGCTGGCCGGACATTCGCCTTGCGGCGTCTTGTGCGAACTGACCAACCCCGACGGCACCATGGCCAAGGGCGAGCAGCTGACCGCCTTTGCCGCCGCCCATGACTTCCCGCTGGTCACCGTGGCCGACATCGTGGCCT